From Humisphaera borealis, the proteins below share one genomic window:
- a CDS encoding M20/M25/M40 family metallo-hydrolase, with translation MQRLFLFGRTTRALVFACIAGLLTASLIHSADHPYAAKPATAPSPAATATAPIDPVLARIREEGLTRSQAPQTIDYLCNVIGPRLTASPGMHKAAAWTRDTLSSWGLTNAHLETWGPFGRGWSLKQFSIQVTEPTPFVLNGFPKAWSTGFDQPLEAEVVYVDATTEAGLAPYKGKLAGKIVLLGQIRELELPMTAPATRLSDDQLAKLAASRPSEMNDEPTTGPSTTPATSRTTTTTSSPATSHSGDLLVPRTGPDAAPATGPSSPAGQLAAARMATRMFAFVAAESPALVLSPTAKGDGGIHFVTGVALPTDPLGGGTGPATGPSTSPTTGPAAPATSPAATKPAPWSPNAPKTPPQVVLSTEDFNRLARIARRNIAIKVRVDLKVQFHDDDPMVPNVIAEIPGTDLADEIVMVGAHLDSWHSGTGATDNAAGSVAAMEAVRIIKALGLKPRRTIRIALWTGEEQGLFGSAAYVKKHFGRLEDPATRPTTGPATTGVASPATKPASVPASGPASRPPTLIKGPDYEKLSAYFNLDNGTGRIRGIYCQGNEAAMPIFKQWIEPFADLDARTVTLSNTGGTDHLSFDRIGLPGFQFIQDPMDYRTRTHHSNQDNFDRIQMQDLKQSSTIMAWFVWKAANEPERFPRKPLAATRRS, from the coding sequence ATGCAACGGCTCTTCCTTTTCGGGCGTACCACGCGTGCCCTGGTTTTCGCCTGTATCGCCGGGCTGCTCACCGCAAGCCTCATTCACTCGGCGGATCATCCGTACGCCGCGAAGCCCGCAACCGCGCCGTCGCCCGCGGCCACCGCCACAGCGCCGATCGATCCGGTCCTGGCCCGCATCCGCGAAGAGGGCCTGACCCGCTCGCAAGCGCCGCAGACGATCGACTACCTTTGCAACGTCATCGGCCCGCGGCTGACTGCGTCTCCCGGCATGCACAAAGCCGCCGCCTGGACACGCGACACACTGTCGAGCTGGGGTCTGACCAACGCCCACCTGGAAACCTGGGGTCCGTTCGGTCGTGGATGGTCGCTCAAGCAGTTCTCCATCCAGGTGACGGAACCGACGCCATTCGTTCTCAACGGCTTTCCGAAGGCCTGGTCCACCGGGTTCGACCAGCCGTTGGAAGCGGAGGTCGTCTATGTCGATGCGACCACCGAAGCCGGCCTTGCACCGTACAAGGGAAAGCTGGCGGGGAAGATCGTGCTGCTCGGGCAGATTCGCGAACTGGAACTGCCAATGACCGCGCCGGCGACAAGGCTGAGCGACGACCAGCTCGCCAAGCTGGCCGCCAGCCGGCCGAGCGAGATGAACGATGAGCCGACGACCGGGCCGAGCACCACACCGGCGACCTCACGCACGACGACCACGACGTCATCACCAGCCACTTCACACTCCGGCGATCTGCTCGTCCCGCGCACCGGCCCGGATGCCGCACCCGCCACCGGTCCGTCGTCCCCGGCAGGACAGCTCGCCGCCGCCCGCATGGCGACGCGGATGTTCGCGTTCGTGGCGGCCGAGTCACCGGCGCTGGTCCTGTCCCCCACCGCCAAGGGCGACGGCGGGATCCACTTCGTCACCGGCGTGGCGTTGCCGACCGATCCGCTGGGTGGCGGCACCGGGCCCGCAACCGGCCCCTCCACTTCGCCAACAACCGGTCCCGCCGCACCCGCCACAAGCCCGGCCGCCACCAAGCCCGCGCCCTGGTCGCCAAACGCCCCCAAAACCCCGCCTCAGGTCGTGCTGTCCACGGAAGACTTCAACCGCCTGGCGCGGATCGCCCGGCGGAACATTGCGATCAAGGTTCGGGTGGATCTGAAGGTGCAGTTTCACGACGACGACCCGATGGTCCCCAACGTGATCGCCGAGATCCCCGGTACTGATTTGGCCGACGAGATCGTGATGGTCGGCGCTCATCTGGACAGTTGGCACAGCGGCACCGGCGCGACCGACAACGCCGCCGGCTCAGTCGCGGCGATGGAGGCAGTGCGCATCATCAAGGCGCTGGGCTTGAAACCCCGCCGCACGATTCGCATCGCCCTCTGGACGGGTGAAGAGCAGGGCCTGTTCGGCTCGGCCGCGTATGTGAAGAAGCATTTCGGCCGACTGGAAGACCCCGCCACGCGGCCCACCACCGGCCCCGCGACAACCGGCGTCGCCAGCCCCGCAACGAAGCCCGCATCAGTCCCTGCCAGTGGTCCGGCGAGCCGACCGCCGACCCTGATCAAAGGCCCCGACTACGAGAAGCTGTCGGCGTACTTCAACCTCGACAACGGCACCGGCCGTATCCGCGGCATCTACTGCCAGGGCAACGAAGCGGCGATGCCGATCTTCAAACAGTGGATCGAACCCTTCGCCGACTTGGACGCCCGCACGGTGACGCTCTCCAACACCGGCGGCACCGACCACCTGTCCTTTGACCGCATCGGCCTGCCCGGCTTCCAGTTCATCCAGGACCCGATGGACTACCGCACCCGCACGCACCATTCGAACCAGGACAACTTCGACCGCATCCAGATGCAGGACTTGAAACAATCGTCCACGATCATGGCATGGTTCGTCTGGAAAGCCGCGAATGAGCCGGAGCGTTTCCCCAGAAAGCCCTTGGCGGCGACGCGACGATCGTAG
- a CDS encoding 5-(carboxyamino)imidazole ribonucleotide synthase translates to MANPSPILPGSTVGVLGSGQLGRMFAIAARQMGYRVHTFSPDSDTPTGQVADKEIVAAYDDLDAVRDFARNVQVVTFEFENVPFATATAAAEIVPVRPGGLVLHTTQHRLREKTALAKAGFPVTPFRAVRTIADLHTAIAELGLPAVLKTASFGYDGKGQVKLKTAAEGEAAIAASPGTEWIYEAFINFEKEVSVVAARGVDGSFRQWGVIENRHANHILDLSISPAVLGPQAQHDALNIARGVCEELDVVGVLCVEYFVAANGKLMINELAPRPHNSGHLTIDNSVTSQFEQQLRAVCGLPLGDTTRHSCAAMSNLLGDIWQDGEPDWAAACAIPGVKLHLYGKAEPRKGRKMGHLTALGDTPQEAAKKAIAAREAL, encoded by the coding sequence ATGGCCAATCCTTCTCCAATTCTTCCCGGCTCGACCGTCGGTGTGCTCGGCAGCGGGCAACTCGGGCGCATGTTCGCGATTGCCGCCCGGCAGATGGGCTACCGAGTGCACACGTTCAGCCCTGACAGCGACACCCCGACCGGCCAGGTTGCCGACAAGGAGATCGTCGCCGCGTACGACGACCTGGACGCCGTCCGCGACTTCGCGCGCAACGTGCAGGTGGTGACGTTCGAGTTCGAGAACGTGCCGTTCGCCACCGCCACCGCCGCCGCCGAGATCGTCCCCGTCCGTCCCGGCGGACTGGTGTTGCACACCACGCAGCACCGCCTTCGCGAGAAGACCGCACTGGCCAAGGCCGGCTTCCCGGTGACGCCGTTTCGCGCTGTGCGAACGATCGCCGACCTGCACACCGCGATCGCCGAGCTCGGCCTGCCGGCGGTGCTGAAAACCGCCAGCTTCGGCTACGACGGCAAGGGGCAGGTGAAGCTCAAGACCGCCGCCGAAGGAGAAGCCGCCATTGCCGCCTCGCCTGGGACGGAATGGATCTACGAGGCGTTCATTAACTTCGAGAAGGAAGTCAGCGTGGTCGCCGCGCGGGGTGTGGACGGCAGTTTCCGCCAATGGGGCGTAATCGAGAACCGCCACGCGAACCACATCCTGGACCTCTCCATCTCCCCCGCCGTCCTCGGCCCGCAGGCGCAGCACGACGCGCTCAACATCGCCCGAGGCGTGTGCGAGGAGCTGGACGTCGTCGGCGTGTTGTGCGTCGAGTATTTCGTCGCCGCGAACGGCAAACTGATGATCAACGAGTTGGCCCCCCGCCCGCACAACAGCGGCCACCTGACGATCGACAACAGCGTTACCAGCCAGTTCGAGCAGCAGCTGCGCGCAGTCTGCGGCCTGCCGCTGGGCGATACCACCCGCCACAGCTGCGCCGCGATGAGCAACCTGTTAGGCGACATCTGGCAAGACGGCGAACCCGACTGGGCCGCCGCGTGCGCCATCCCCGGCGTCAAGCTGCACCTCTACGGAAAAGCGGAGCCGAGGAAGGGGCGAAAGATGGGCCACCTGACCGCGCTCGGCGACACTCCCCAGGAGGCCGCGAAAAAGGCGATCGCGGCAAGAGAGGCGCTGTAG
- a CDS encoding GNAT family N-acetyltransferase, whose protein sequence is MTIRDATADDIPAILPLVRKVAAFMQDRDPHKYTIEGDVGERYRNWLGGQIASGRSAILIADAAGRDDPPAIVGMLIGTVDREIPIYRLKEYGFINDLWVDETYRNEGVARQLVTEAIERFTRLGVEQIRLDVLLTNEPARKLFETCGFRPSVMEMLLPIEPVPST, encoded by the coding sequence ATGACCATCCGCGATGCCACCGCAGACGATATCCCGGCCATTCTCCCGCTGGTCCGCAAGGTTGCCGCCTTCATGCAGGACCGGGACCCGCACAAGTACACCATTGAAGGGGACGTCGGCGAGCGGTACCGCAACTGGCTGGGTGGGCAGATCGCCAGCGGTCGCTCAGCGATCCTCATCGCCGACGCCGCCGGCCGCGACGACCCGCCCGCGATCGTCGGCATGCTCATCGGCACCGTCGATCGCGAGATCCCCATCTATCGCCTGAAGGAATACGGGTTTATCAACGACCTGTGGGTTGACGAAACCTACCGCAACGAAGGCGTCGCCCGGCAGTTGGTCACCGAGGCGATCGAGCGCTTCACCCGGCTGGGGGTCGAGCAGATCCGGCTCGATGTGTTGCTCACCAACGAACCGGCGCGCAAGCTGTTTGAAACCTGCGGCTTCCGGCCGAGCGTGATGGAGATGCTGCTGCCCATCGAACCCGTGCCGTCCACGTAA
- a CDS encoding NAD-binding protein yields MAGFGIPGREVVNLLARRKIAFVVVELNPATVTRCQTAGLNIVQGDIADEQVLRNAGIDRATLVALAIPDDAAVLRAVDLIRRLNPAARILARCRRVSTALEASRRGAEDVVSEEQLIGAEFARLTAPLLS; encoded by the coding sequence GTGGCCGGCTTCGGAATTCCGGGACGGGAAGTCGTCAATCTGCTTGCGCGCCGCAAGATTGCCTTTGTCGTCGTCGAGTTGAACCCCGCCACCGTGACCCGCTGCCAGACCGCGGGCCTGAATATCGTGCAAGGCGATATCGCCGATGAGCAGGTGCTCCGAAATGCCGGGATCGATCGGGCAACCCTCGTCGCACTGGCGATTCCCGACGACGCCGCAGTCCTGCGGGCCGTCGATCTGATCCGAAGACTGAACCCGGCGGCTCGAATTCTGGCACGGTGCCGTCGGGTATCCACCGCACTGGAGGCATCGCGGCGAGGTGCCGAAGATGTGGTCTCCGAAGAACAGCTGATCGGTGCCGAGTTTGCCCGGCTGACAGCGCCGCTACTGTCATAA
- a CDS encoding NADH-quinone oxidoreductase subunit D, protein MTTSSPKTLAYDLLPGGGDDQIDVATEEMLVNMGPQHPSTHGVLRVVLRTDGEMVLDAVAHLGYLHRCKEKIAENLAYFQFMPYTDRLDYLSAMNNNHAWSMAVEKLANIEVPQRAEYIRVIAAELNRIASHLVSFGTYGLDMGAFSPFLYAFREREYILDLFEQLCGARLTLSYINVGGVTWDLPPLFLEKLTEFLDYFEPKVDEYNALLTRNHIFIKRTANIGVVSKQLAIDYALSGPMIRGSGIPMDLRRDRPYSVYPKLEFDVCVGDGQVGQLGDCWDRYWVKMQEMKQCIRILRQAIAQVPDGPYRAKLPKSLKVPPGEVYFEAENPRGHLGFFIESQGGTIPYRVKIRGPSFVNLACLSELCRGVLLADVPAIIGSIDIVMGETDR, encoded by the coding sequence ATGACGACGTCGTCCCCCAAAACCCTCGCCTACGACCTCCTCCCCGGCGGTGGGGACGACCAGATCGATGTCGCCACCGAGGAAATGCTCGTCAACATGGGCCCGCAGCATCCGTCCACCCACGGCGTGCTGCGTGTCGTCCTGCGGACCGACGGCGAAATGGTCCTAGACGCCGTCGCGCACCTGGGCTACCTCCACCGCTGCAAGGAGAAGATCGCCGAGAACCTCGCCTACTTTCAGTTCATGCCCTACACCGACCGGCTGGACTACCTGTCGGCGATGAACAACAACCACGCCTGGTCGATGGCGGTCGAGAAGCTTGCGAACATCGAAGTGCCCCAGCGGGCCGAATACATCCGCGTCATCGCGGCGGAACTCAACCGCATCGCATCACACCTGGTCAGCTTCGGCACCTACGGCCTGGACATGGGAGCATTCAGCCCGTTCCTCTACGCGTTTCGCGAGCGCGAATACATCCTCGACTTGTTCGAGCAGCTTTGCGGTGCTCGGCTGACGCTCAGTTACATCAACGTCGGCGGTGTGACGTGGGATTTGCCACCGCTGTTTCTCGAAAAGCTCACCGAGTTCCTCGATTACTTCGAGCCCAAGGTCGACGAGTACAACGCCCTGCTGACCCGCAACCACATCTTCATCAAGCGGACGGCGAACATCGGCGTGGTGAGCAAGCAGCTCGCAATCGACTATGCCCTGTCAGGGCCGATGATCCGCGGCTCCGGCATTCCGATGGACCTGCGGCGAGATCGCCCTTACAGCGTCTACCCGAAGCTCGAATTCGACGTCTGCGTCGGCGACGGCCAGGTCGGGCAGCTCGGCGATTGCTGGGACCGGTATTGGGTCAAGATGCAGGAGATGAAGCAGTGCATCCGCATCCTGCGGCAGGCGATCGCGCAGGTGCCCGATGGGCCTTACCGGGCGAAGCTGCCCAAGTCATTGAAGGTTCCGCCGGGCGAGGTCTATTTTGAAGCGGAGAACCCGCGCGGGCACCTCGGTTTCTTTATCGAGAGCCAGGGCGGTACCATTCCTTACCGCGTGAAGATTCGCGGGCCCAGCTTCGTGAACCTGGCCTGCCTGAGCGAGCTCTGCCGCGGTGTGCTGCTGGCGGACGTTCCGGCGATCATCGGCTCGATCGATATCGTCATGGGCGAGACAGATCGATAG
- a CDS encoding Gfo/Idh/MocA family protein: protein MADATQVRMGVVGVGGMGNYHISYIQKMTEAKLTAICDNDQARMDKVDAPGVAKFTSSDEMLKSGLVDAVLIATPHPFHPDVAIAAFNAGVSVLCEKPVAISITQARAMNDAAIAAAKKNPKVKYGVMLNQRTIGLYRKLRELIKDGELGEISRITWIMTDWFRPWAYYASGGWRATWKGEGGGVLINQCPHNLDLLLWTTGLTPSRISAVGFVGKTHPIEVEDEISAIMEYPNGAIGHFITTTGEAPGTNRFEIIGDQGRIVVENAKLTWTRTRKSVKETRETTPEAFHRMETWEIDLTPTAPKDPENLHRAITENFCKAILKDEPMVAPGEDGAKALELGNAMQMAALTRTPVDLPLDGAKLDAFHVDMAKQYGGRKKLETKAPTSADLGASFSKV, encoded by the coding sequence ATGGCAGACGCAACTCAGGTTCGGATGGGCGTGGTCGGTGTCGGGGGCATGGGCAACTACCACATCTCCTACATCCAGAAGATGACGGAAGCCAAGCTCACCGCGATCTGCGACAACGATCAGGCGCGGATGGACAAGGTCGATGCCCCCGGCGTGGCCAAGTTCACCAGCAGCGATGAGATGCTCAAGAGCGGCCTGGTGGATGCGGTGCTCATCGCGACGCCCCACCCGTTCCACCCCGATGTCGCGATCGCCGCGTTTAACGCCGGCGTGAGCGTGCTCTGCGAGAAGCCGGTGGCGATCAGTATCACCCAGGCCCGCGCCATGAACGACGCCGCGATCGCCGCCGCGAAGAAGAACCCCAAGGTGAAGTACGGCGTCATGCTGAACCAGCGGACGATCGGGCTGTACCGCAAGCTCCGCGAACTGATCAAAGACGGCGAACTCGGCGAGATCAGCCGTATCACCTGGATCATGACCGACTGGTTCCGCCCGTGGGCCTACTACGCGTCCGGCGGCTGGCGGGCGACGTGGAAAGGCGAAGGCGGCGGCGTGCTGATCAACCAGTGCCCGCACAACCTCGACCTGCTCCTCTGGACCACCGGCCTGACGCCCAGCCGCATCTCCGCCGTCGGTTTCGTCGGCAAGACCCATCCGATCGAGGTCGAGGACGAAATCAGCGCGATCATGGAGTACCCCAACGGCGCGATTGGCCACTTCATCACGACCACCGGCGAAGCCCCCGGCACGAACCGCTTTGAGATCATCGGCGACCAGGGCCGAATCGTCGTCGAGAACGCCAAGCTGACCTGGACACGCACCCGAAAGAGCGTCAAGGAAACCCGCGAGACCACGCCCGAGGCGTTCCATCGGATGGAGACGTGGGAGATCGATCTCACCCCGACCGCGCCGAAGGACCCCGAGAACCTGCACCGCGCGATCACCGAGAACTTCTGCAAGGCCATTCTGAAGGACGAACCGATGGTCGCCCCCGGCGAAGACGGTGCCAAGGCACTTGAACTCGGCAACGCCATGCAGATGGCCGCGCTCACGCGAACCCCGGTCGACCTGCCGCTGGACGGCGCGAAGCTCGACGCGTTCCATGTGGACATGGCCAAGCAGTACGGCGGACGGAAGAAGCTCGAGACGAAGGCTCCGACAAGTGCGGACCTCGGGGCGTCGTTTTCGAAGGTGTGA
- a CDS encoding rhamnulokinase: protein MSVRNFVAFDLGAESGRALLGRLDGGRLTLEEKHRFPNPNGRINGHLHWNLLQQWEELKTGLRKSSADVHGGHIQIHGIGVDTWGVDYGLIAPDGDILSNPFHYRDARTDGAMEKAYKIVSKDDIFAATGIQFMQFNTLFQLFSMLDSKKALLSAAKTMLFMPDLLNYLFTGVAKAEFSIASTSQMLDPTTGQWALPLLEKLGIPTHILPPIVPSGTILGQLRADVATECGVPAMPVIAPACHDTASAVAAVPVEGTSDDWCYISSGTWSLMGVEIAKPLINEKVKQYNYTNEGGVGGTIRFLKNIMGLWLVQECRRHWLREGYEHSYSELTQMAARTRGFGAVIDPDHKPFGSPGEMPLKIEQYCRETGQRPPQTRSETVRCCLESLALTYRRTVEGLEDILGRKINTIHIVGGGCQNELLNQMTADATGRKVVAGPIEATAIGNILVQAMATGDIKSLAEAREVVRNSFDVKVFEPTDTKPWEEAYARYRALK from the coding sequence ATGTCGGTTCGGAACTTCGTTGCATTCGATCTCGGGGCCGAGAGCGGCCGAGCCCTGCTGGGCCGGCTGGATGGCGGACGGTTGACGCTGGAAGAAAAGCACCGCTTCCCCAACCCCAACGGCCGAATCAACGGACACCTCCACTGGAACCTCCTCCAGCAGTGGGAAGAACTCAAAACCGGCCTCCGCAAGAGCTCTGCCGACGTTCATGGCGGGCACATCCAGATTCACGGCATCGGCGTCGATACCTGGGGCGTCGACTACGGACTGATCGCCCCCGACGGCGATATCCTTTCCAACCCGTTCCACTACCGCGATGCCCGCACCGATGGCGCGATGGAAAAGGCGTACAAGATCGTCTCCAAAGACGACATCTTCGCCGCCACCGGCATCCAATTCATGCAGTTCAACACGCTGTTTCAGCTCTTCTCGATGCTGGACTCGAAGAAGGCGCTGCTGTCGGCTGCCAAGACGATGCTCTTCATGCCCGACCTGCTGAACTACCTGTTCACCGGCGTCGCCAAGGCCGAGTTTTCCATCGCATCGACCAGCCAGATGCTCGACCCGACGACCGGGCAGTGGGCATTGCCGCTGCTGGAGAAGCTGGGCATCCCCACGCACATTCTGCCGCCGATCGTGCCCTCGGGAACGATTCTCGGGCAGCTTCGCGCCGACGTCGCAACTGAGTGTGGCGTGCCGGCGATGCCGGTGATCGCGCCCGCCTGCCATGACACCGCATCCGCCGTCGCGGCCGTGCCGGTCGAAGGCACGAGCGACGACTGGTGCTACATCTCTTCCGGCACCTGGTCGCTGATGGGCGTGGAGATCGCCAAACCGCTGATCAATGAGAAGGTCAAGCAATACAACTACACCAACGAAGGCGGCGTCGGCGGGACGATCCGGTTCCTCAAGAACATCATGGGCCTCTGGCTGGTGCAGGAATGCCGCCGGCACTGGCTGCGCGAAGGGTACGAACACAGCTACAGCGAGCTAACGCAGATGGCCGCCCGCACGCGTGGCTTTGGCGCGGTGATCGACCCCGACCACAAGCCGTTCGGCTCGCCCGGTGAGATGCCTCTGAAGATCGAACAGTACTGCCGCGAGACCGGCCAGCGCCCGCCGCAAACCCGCAGCGAAACGGTCCGCTGCTGCCTGGAGAGCCTGGCGCTGACATACCGCCGCACCGTGGAGGGCTTGGAAGACATCCTCGGCCGCAAGATCAATACGATTCACATCGTCGGCGGCGGCTGTCAGAACGAACTGCTCAACCAGATGACGGCTGATGCCACCGGCAGAAAGGTCGTCGCCGGCCCCATCGAAGCCACCGCGATCGGCAACATCCTCGTACAGGCAATGGCGACCGGCGACATCAAGTCGCTCGCCGAAGCACGCGAGGTGGTACGGAACAGTTTTGACGTCAAGGTGTTTGAGCCGACGGATACCAAGCCATGGGAAGAGGCGTATGCGCGGTATCGCGCGTTGAAGTAG
- a CDS encoding PSD1 and planctomycete cytochrome C domain-containing protein, with product MAEPAPSTTKIDPAGVAFFESKIRPLLVEHCYRCHSADAQEKRKLKAGLYLDTRAGTLAGGENGPALVVGKPGESKLIQALKWQNDLEMPPAEPLPASVVADFEKWVAMGAPDPRDGAIPSVVRTGPIDINAGKGYWAFVPPKKASVPAVKNAVWPRSDIDRYTLSTMEHKGVTPVADADPLILLRRITFDLTGLPPTPAEIEAFNTEASRDAGKAIEVVVDRLLASPGFGERWGRHWLDVARFAESRGDAKANNVWPDAWKYRDWVISAVNRDMPYNRFVAMQIAGDLLPPAAGESPDEGKVATGFLVVGNKAGTAFDQLEEQVGAMSVATMALTVQCARCHDHKFDPIPTADYYALAGILINTKQEEGIVPGKKAEPAPINPDGMMFVSDAVKASVAKGVDKKGKPVNNNKVNNPTKLAALTPSGNLRIQEGGDDKRLGEESPRGLLKVLADEHTPAIPPAESGRRQLAESLASPSHPLTARVMANRVWYHLMGRGIVATVDNFGELGDRPTHPELLDHLAVTFMDDGWSVKKLVRRIVLSRTYQLSIASNEANRKVDPDNRLLWQHRLRRLDAESLRDAVLTASGSLDRSQPGGSLIAALGATPGNKTGAAVVAANMHRSVYQPVLRGNVPELLEAFDFPDPSLPAGRRDTSVVPTQALLFMNHPFVMEHAEKTARDVMGQSADDSARLNRAYVLTIGRLPDAAESARDLAFVQQFKQIGVGAEQAPVDPSKLSKAELKALAQKKQQKQQQQQKQGKGTSLQVLAPELNAWATLCHSLLASAEFRFVQ from the coding sequence ATGGCCGAGCCCGCGCCGTCGACAACCAAGATCGATCCCGCCGGCGTCGCCTTCTTCGAAAGCAAGATTCGCCCTCTGCTGGTCGAGCACTGCTACCGGTGCCACTCGGCCGATGCCCAGGAGAAGCGGAAACTCAAGGCAGGCTTGTACTTGGATACCCGAGCGGGGACGTTGGCCGGCGGAGAAAACGGTCCCGCGCTGGTGGTCGGCAAGCCGGGCGAAAGCAAGCTGATTCAAGCCCTGAAGTGGCAAAACGATCTGGAGATGCCGCCGGCCGAGCCGCTGCCGGCGTCGGTCGTTGCGGATTTCGAGAAGTGGGTCGCGATGGGTGCCCCCGACCCGCGTGATGGGGCCATCCCGTCCGTCGTCCGGACCGGACCGATCGACATCAATGCGGGCAAGGGGTACTGGGCTTTCGTCCCGCCGAAGAAGGCGTCGGTCCCGGCGGTCAAGAACGCCGTCTGGCCGCGATCGGACATCGATCGGTACACGCTGTCGACAATGGAACACAAAGGCGTCACGCCCGTGGCCGACGCCGACCCGCTGATCCTCCTTCGGCGGATCACGTTCGACCTTACCGGTCTGCCGCCGACGCCGGCCGAGATTGAAGCCTTCAACACCGAAGCGTCCAGGGACGCTGGCAAGGCGATTGAAGTGGTCGTCGATCGATTGCTGGCATCACCCGGGTTTGGCGAGCGGTGGGGCCGTCACTGGCTGGATGTGGCCCGCTTTGCCGAGAGCCGCGGCGACGCCAAGGCGAACAACGTCTGGCCGGACGCGTGGAAGTATCGCGACTGGGTGATTTCCGCCGTCAACCGCGACATGCCCTACAACCGGTTCGTCGCGATGCAGATCGCCGGCGACCTGTTGCCGCCTGCGGCGGGCGAATCTCCGGATGAGGGGAAGGTCGCGACCGGGTTCCTGGTGGTGGGTAATAAGGCCGGCACTGCATTCGATCAGCTCGAAGAGCAGGTCGGCGCGATGTCCGTTGCCACGATGGCGCTGACCGTTCAGTGCGCCCGCTGCCACGATCACAAGTTCGATCCGATCCCGACCGCCGACTACTACGCGCTGGCCGGGATTCTCATCAATACCAAGCAGGAAGAGGGAATCGTCCCCGGTAAGAAGGCCGAGCCGGCGCCGATTAATCCCGACGGCATGATGTTCGTTAGCGATGCCGTCAAGGCGTCGGTAGCCAAGGGTGTCGATAAGAAGGGCAAGCCGGTCAACAACAACAAGGTCAACAACCCTACCAAGCTCGCGGCGCTGACGCCCAGCGGCAACCTTCGCATCCAGGAAGGCGGCGACGACAAGCGGCTGGGTGAAGAATCGCCACGCGGCCTGCTGAAAGTTCTCGCCGACGAGCACACGCCGGCCATTCCGCCGGCCGAGTCGGGTCGGCGTCAGTTGGCCGAATCGCTCGCGAGCCCGTCACACCCGCTGACCGCCCGCGTGATGGCCAACCGCGTCTGGTATCACCTCATGGGCCGCGGCATCGTGGCGACAGTCGATAACTTCGGCGAACTCGGCGATCGCCCGACCCATCCGGAACTGCTCGACCATCTGGCGGTCACGTTCATGGACGACGGCTGGTCGGTGAAGAAGCTCGTCCGCCGGATCGTCCTCAGCCGGACGTATCAGCTGTCGATCGCGTCGAACGAAGCGAACCGGAAGGTTGACCCCGACAACCGGCTGCTGTGGCAGCATCGCCTGCGCCGGTTGGACGCCGAATCGCTCCGCGACGCCGTCCTGACCGCCAGCGGGTCGCTCGACCGATCGCAGCCGGGCGGGTCGCTCATCGCGGCACTGGGAGCCACGCCGGGTAACAAGACCGGTGCGGCGGTGGTCGCGGCGAACATGCACCGCAGCGTCTACCAGCCGGTGTTGCGGGGCAACGTGCCCGAACTGCTGGAGGCGTTCGACTTCCCCGACCCGAGCCTGCCCGCCGGCCGTCGCGATACATCGGTCGTGCCGACGCAGGCGTTGTTGTTCATGAATCACCCGTTCGTGATGGAGCACGCCGAGAAGACGGCCCGCGACGTCATGGGGCAAAGCGCCGACGATTCGGCTCGGCTGAATCGAGCTTACGTGCTGACCATCGGCCGTCTGCCCGATGCCGCCGAATCGGCGCGCGACCTGGCGTTCGTGCAGCAGTTCAAGCAGATCGGCGTCGGGGCGGAGCAGGCACCCGTCGATCCGAGCAAGCTGAGCAAGGCGGAGCTGAAAGCGCTCGCCCAGAAGAAGCAGCAGAAACAGCAACAGCAGCAAAAGCAGGGCAAAGGTACGAGCCTTCAGGTTCTCGCACCGGAACTTAACGCCTGGGCGACGCTGTGCCACTCGCTGTTGGCGTCGGCAGAGTTCAGGTTCGTGCAATGA